From the genome of Streptacidiphilus rugosus AM-16, one region includes:
- a CDS encoding GNAT family N-acetyltransferase, with amino-acid sequence MIHDAVALDDPVAASLDGHHAHLARRLGRAATFLPDVATFSCVSAAPSGRSASGEPDAEAWADLARLLGPGAFADMFSGEATPPADWEPVFVLEGRQMILPGGLRSGRPCVGAAASVVELGPADVPEMLDLVALAQPGPFRARTRELGAYLGVRENGALVAMAGERLRPPGWTELSAVCTAPAARGRGYASLLVGELVARVEARGEHPFLHVAEANAGAIGLYESMGFESRRAVTFRGFRTP; translated from the coding sequence GTGATCCACGATGCCGTCGCGCTCGACGACCCGGTTGCCGCGTCCCTGGACGGACACCACGCGCACCTCGCCCGTCGGCTCGGCCGGGCCGCGACCTTCCTTCCGGACGTCGCCACGTTCTCCTGCGTCTCGGCCGCCCCGTCCGGCCGCTCGGCGTCCGGTGAGCCGGACGCCGAGGCCTGGGCCGATCTCGCCCGGCTCCTCGGCCCGGGGGCGTTCGCGGACATGTTCAGCGGCGAGGCGACGCCGCCTGCGGACTGGGAGCCGGTCTTCGTGCTCGAAGGACGCCAGATGATCCTTCCGGGCGGTCTTCGGTCCGGCCGCCCGTGCGTCGGCGCGGCCGCCTCGGTGGTGGAGCTGGGCCCGGCCGACGTGCCCGAGATGCTCGATCTCGTCGCGTTGGCTCAGCCGGGGCCGTTCCGGGCGCGTACTCGCGAGCTGGGTGCTTATCTGGGCGTGCGCGAGAACGGCGCGCTGGTGGCGATGGCCGGCGAGCGTCTGCGTCCGCCGGGGTGGACCGAGCTCAGCGCCGTGTGCACCGCGCCCGCCGCGCGCGGTCGCGGGTACGCCTCGCTGCTGGTCGGCGAGCTCGTCGCGCGCGTCGAGGCGCGCGGCGAACACCCCTTCCTGCATGTGGCGGAGGCCAACGCGGGCGCGATCGGGCTCTACGAGTCGATGGGCTTCGAGTCCCGGAGGGCGGTGACCTTCCGGGGGTTCCGCACTCCGTGA